The Nicotiana tabacum cultivar K326 chromosome 14, ASM71507v2, whole genome shotgun sequence genome contains a region encoding:
- the LOC107773505 gene encoding dormancy-associated protein 1-like isoform X2, which produces MVLDGWDEVMAGPHPTTRTRSGLSINTGGEGGERSSKYYQRSLSMPGSPATPGTPVTPTTPSPTAATKKENVWRSVFHPGSNIATKRIGAEMFDKPSHPNSPTVYDWLYSGETRSKHQ; this is translated from the exons ATGGTGCTAGATGGTTGGGATGAAGTTATGGCTGGGCCCCACCCCACTACTAGAACCCGAAGCGGTCTCTCTATCAACACGG GTGGGGAAGGAGGAGAAAGATCAAGCAAGTACTACCAAAGATCACTGTCGATGCCGGGGAGTCCCGCGACGCCGGGAACTCCGGTGACACCGACTACTCCGTCGCCAACAGCGGCGACGAAGAAAGAGAATGTGTGGAGGAGTGTATTCCACCCTGGAAGCAATATTGCTACCAAGAGAATTGGTGCTGAAATGTTTGACAAGCCCTCTCACCCCAATTCTCCCACTGTTTATGACTG GCTTTACAGTGGGGAGACCAGATCCAAGCATCAGTGA
- the LOC107773505 gene encoding dormancy-associated protein 1-like isoform X1: protein MVLIEKLWDDVMAGPQPDKGLGKLRKSITVQTTGGEGGERSSKYYQRSLSMPGSPATPGTPVTPTTPSPTAATKKENVWRSVFHPGSNIATKRIGAEMFDKPSHPNSPTVYDWLYSGETRSKHQ from the exons ATGGTGTTAATTGAAAAGCTGTGGGATGATGTTATGGCCGGACCTCAGCCTGATAAAGGCCTCGGCAAACTCCGAAAATCCATAACTGTCCAAACTACGg GTGGGGAAGGAGGAGAAAGATCAAGCAAGTACTACCAAAGATCACTGTCGATGCCGGGGAGTCCCGCGACGCCGGGAACTCCGGTGACACCGACTACTCCGTCGCCAACAGCGGCGACGAAGAAAGAGAATGTGTGGAGGAGTGTATTCCACCCTGGAAGCAATATTGCTACCAAGAGAATTGGTGCTGAAATGTTTGACAAGCCCTCTCACCCCAATTCTCCCACTGTTTATGACTG GCTTTACAGTGGGGAGACCAGATCCAAGCATCAGTGA